TTCTATCAATGAGAAATGGTCCAAAGAGTACCGGACTATGAGGCAGTACTACAAAGATAAGGTACGGAAAGAGACACATTCACTGTCATATGCAGAtcgttttattttcattatttactCACATGTTTCCTCCCACTCAGGTTGAAGATTTAAAAGCATCACTGCACCGTGACTACACTCGGTTTGAAGAggaggtgtgtgaaggaggggAAATGAATAACAGGTTATCTGAGAAAACAAAACTCAAGACGCTCAGAGACCACAGAAGCACATGGGTATGTTCAGACAATTTTCTGATTCATCTACATCACAATGAATTCAATCTGTAAAAATGCATTCAACAAATATTAACATTGCAGACTGGAGACGCTGAGGTCAACCCGGAGTTACTGAAAGCAAAGATGGAGGCGAAAGAGCTACaagcacaaaacaacacactgaCCTGCCGAGGGAGGCAACAGGCCGAGGAGATCAGACGACTGAACAGAGTAAGTTAAAACACTTGCTCCTTTTATACATCATGATAATAAACGCACCATCCTTACAGAGTCAAGGTGGTGTCGGTGTTTGTTACAGCTGTGTTAAAAAcccttatttgtgtgtgtacaggctCTAGAGGAGGTACTTCAGAACACTTCTCCTGTTGATGTGAGCAGTGAAACACTACAGGAAGTCTGGAAACATCAGGTAAGCTTCGCTCACCATCATATACTTTTAGATATGCTAATTTGACAAAACTTCCCTCTCATCTCCGTAcataaaatattatttacagTGACGTCAAGTGACACACAAGTCAAACCCAATTACACAAAGGAAagataaaaacagaggaagttGCACAAATCCCATAAAACACATAATGAACAAAGACATTCACTTCAGTTGCAGAATCATACACAGTGGTTTGTGGTCATggttttgaattgaaaataGTTGGGGAGACTATTGATCTTTAAAGAATGTTAAAGGTTGTTCCAAGAATCAGGAGTAATATTGGAAAAGGCAGATTTTCCAAACTCAGAGTAGACTCTGGGGACCTTTAGTGTAAGACAGTCATTGAAACGAGTTGGATAGGAAACAGAGTTCCAATCCAGCATCATAGTAATATAAGATGGTAGTTTACCAATGACGGCATTGTAAATGAACAAGAAACAATGTTTATCACGTCTCTCTGCAACAGAGGACCAACCCACTTTATCATACAACTCACAATTTTGAGCATTAGAGCTATTACCAGTGATGAACCTGAGGGCTGAATGATAGACTGCATCTAGAGGTTTCAGCGTAGAAACAGCAGCATGTCTATAAACTACATCACCATAGTCAAGAACTGATAAGAAAACTGCTTCAATAAATCCCTATCTACAGATCACTGGaaagttggttctgtttctgtacaAGAAGCCAATTTTCTGTCGCAGTTTGCACACAAAATTAATAATATGGAGCTAAAAACTGGAGGCAGTTAGCCTAGCCAAGCCTAGTCTAGCATAGAGATTAGAAACACGGTGGGATAGCTAACCTAGCTTTGCCTACAAGTGACTAAGCAGAACTGAAGCAAAACGGAAGCAaattaaaaagaggattttACTTAGCACATTACTTAGCCAAAAGCGGTAACTCATGACGGCAACCAAACAAGAGTTTTTAACTGCTGGTGGTTGTCATGTTTTACCCGCACAGTCATGCTGTATCTACTAATTTCAGTCTTGATGCTAAACTGAGCTAGCATACTGCTTCAGGGAACAACTAGCTAAGTTAAATTTgcaaaagtggaaaaaatacCATCCCCAGGgtcttacattttttaacaaaagggcatcttgatttttaaataaacaataatccaAATGGTGATGTTTTTTGACAAAGCCAGGCTATGCTAACCTAAGCTAACTGACTGCTATAGCTTCATAGTTAGCCTGCAGACATGTAACGGTGTACGTTTCTTATCCAACATCCAGATGAACAGCTAATTTGATTGGTTTGTTACGTAAAACTGCTCACCCAGATCTCTACTTGATCCCTTATCATGTTCTTCTTTGTCCATTCTCAGGCGGAAATCTACAAAGAAGACTTTGTAAAGGAGCGgagagacaggaagaagctAAAGGAGAAGTATCTCGATCTAGAGAAGAAGTTTAGAACCGTTCACAGCGAGCTACATGTCCTAAAATCTCAGGTATGACATAACAATTGTTTACACTTGTATTTTGTAATGATCAGGTCAGTAATTATCAAATGTAGGTAAAAAGACTTGAACTTATTGTTTGTGTATTTCCAGGTGACTTGGACTCAGACACCACAGCCTAttcctgaatgcacctgcagacCTCAAGCAAAAAGTCCAAACTGGGAGGTGCGCCAGATCAACCCGCACCATATGGTGTTACAGAAGCGATAAACTGTGAACTCTGCCATTCAGATGCTTGTCACTCTGTGTTTGAACATGTATGATACACTTTATGCCTTAGCTCACAGTTCATCAGGACTACATCCAGGAAGTGAGCTCTATTCTGTCTGAGTCATTGGTTCAACATCTGCTGCAGGATCAGAGTCCGGTAGCTTCCATTGTGGTTGCAACAAGGCCGCTCCACCACTTTGGGGCCAGTAGGTGAcctaaaacacagaaacatcacTGAATCATTCTGGGAAAAACGAAGAACCTCAAGTAACGCAGCAAATGGTGAAATACTCAACTCATTACATGCAAAATTTGCAATATAGGCCACTGTGGTCTtgctcagctcctcctcttcctgtgaCACAGTTCCTTAAAGAgatgtaaaatattttaaacactATTTATGTGGATCACATACAtcaaaaatgctaaataaatgaaagatcCTTAAGTGTGAGGTAGCTCTTGCAACAGAGGGATATCCACGAAAAAACAGAGTGTCGTCATAGTGGTCTTTTTCCTCTGAGCATCAGCAGGAACTCAAACACTCACTCTGGCACACTTGTGTCTGTTTAGAAGAGGAACAATACAAGTCATGAGGGGACCaaaggagctgcagttgttCACCTTACTGTGAAAGTACCTCTGTGGTGTGCAGACACTTTGAGTGTTGGAGGAACAAACACCATGTTGTAGAGAATCTCTGTGAAAGCATTGCCAGTTCATTAGCACCTGAAGCCTGCCAGAGAGGAGATATGGAGGttatataaatatgttataGTATCAGATATTTAATTTATGAATGTTGAGAAAACtctattaatatatattttcttattaaataaatcattgaaatgtgtatgtgtgttgattCTCTtgtacagaagccctaaaaggacatgattaaatacattttattttctcaattttCTGGAGATAAGTTAATTTTGTCTTTATCtccagaaaacaaagcttgttatctggagatctcaacttatttttcaacctatttttttgtgtttttgaacttCAACCTGTTAGATAAAAGTCTCTTCACAAAAtgactttttattctttactgaggcAGAATTCTCTAAAgaatgtttgtgaaaaaaaaaacaaagaacagtaaAGAAGCTGATAACAGGCCTTTCTTATTAGCTGAAGTTAGTTGGTTACCATATGTATAAATATGCTCCTTTTATATTTAGTACAGAAgctctaaaagaacattttaaatatattttatttgggcgctggtggcctagtggccCAAGTGGCCCAAGcggcccacatacagaggccatagtccaaGTCCAAGATccgctgcatgtcctccctcactctttactcccccacatttcctttctctcttcaactgtcctatcaaatcctcacaaataaataaataaataaataaacaaagaaataaatacattttactcattatctcaagaaaacttagcttgttatcttgagatgacgagaaaaataagttgagatctttagaaaacaagtgaaagtaAATCgtcacagagaaaataaaatgcatttaatcatgtcctttaagGGCTTATGACTCTTGTGCATGTGCACAGATCACATTGCCATGTGAGCGGTGACATGAGAGAGCAAGAACGTGTCCTTTACTGATAAAACCTTTTCTCTCTTCACACCTTGATCCCATCCAGGAGGTCTTCAAACCTGTTCCCAAGTACAAAGAGCAAGTCTAATAAAACCTGGGGGTATCCTCTGCCCTCAGTATATGCCCAATAAGCAAAGCCCAGCCCTTTCATGGTCTGCTGTCTGAAAACACAATCTGACGGTCCATTCAGAATCTGCTCTCCTTTTGACGTCACTGGGAGAGTCATTGTAGCCCCCTCTGATGGTATCTCCACCCTCACCTTCAGTGCCAAACCTTCAGAGTTAAACTTTTAGGAAGTCTGCCAATATTTTTCTTTCAGCAGGCGCACCCTACAGAAGAGACACAAGCTGAATTTGAGTGAATGTTTCAGAACACTGTCTCAACATGTTCGGCTTGAACCTGCAGTTActgtttttcctcttctgtTGGCCACTTGGGGGCAGAAGTAACAAGTAATGGGTTCTTCTAACTTGATATGGTAGATAACTGCTTCTTTATATGTCATGTAAGTGATCAGGTTGTTGAGCATGAAGCAGAGGGGCCTTGTCTCACTTTGAAGATGTTTTTGTAACAATTAGAAAAAGCAGCTTCGTCAATgtgattttaatctcatttaATAAGTGGAGCATGTAGCCTACTGACTGTAAAAGCACGAACAGCCTGACCAAAACAGTTGCCTTAATGTCAGGCAAAGAAAAGACAAGTAATAGTAACACTATCTGTTCAACTGTGCTCAGTATCTCCTCCACAGACACCGCACAAGTTCCTCATAGTCGGCGCTCTCAGAGGTCAAATTGGCGCTCATCTGCAGAAGAGATGCTTGAAGTTAAACACTAGCTGTCGAGAGCTGATGATAATAATTGTCTCAAAAGGGTGGTGATACCTTGGCTGCAGTCACTGGGTTGCTTTTGAAGTGTTGCCACTCCACTCATGAGGTAGGGAGACAAACCCTGCACAGAAACATGTAAAAGTCTGTATTTTATATCCTGCAAATAACTCCTCAACAAACCATGCTTGGATTTGTTTTGGTCTGTATTATTCCCCTCAAGCTCACCAAGAAAGAGACTCATGCCTCTTGCGGATTGTCCAAATTTGTTGACTGAATTTTGGGTCTCTGTTACAGGCTACCATATTATAATGGACCTGCTACAGGCTGGCTGTCTGATCCAGGAAGCCCCTGTTTCCACGTGGATGTTACTATGATCTAATTTTAAATCAGCAGAGCATTCACCATCGAGTCCCTTGGTGGAAGAAGTGGCAGAGTGGTAACTTCCTAGCAGGTCTCTAGCAGCCTCTACTGGTGGAAAGAAGGAAGTACAACCAGGAAGTATGCTTCCCTTCACATATAAACCTATCTTGAAACTGCAGATCCCTGATCCTTTCATTACGACCTTTAATAACACCCACCATTAATACTAATACACTAATAGTAGAAACACATTGTGACACTTTAACTTTATCTTTACTGTTTATGTTTTGCATTTGTAGTTTGTAAATGGGTAAATGGTTATCAATCAGTTATCATATGAATATTTTTAAGTTTGTACAATAATCCAAAACTTTTAGAATTAATAATTACTGGTCAACAAttattaaaagtaaatatattaacatatttaaatgtataaacaAACCTATAAAATATTTTGACTTGGGTGTAATCACATTATACAAATCTATTACACTAGCtccctataaataaaatatggttCATAACATGATTTaggaacagaaaacaaagattttATTGTCAATGTTTAACTGATGTCTGATCTGAACCTGTAGAATCCCAAAATACTGAGATGATACTGAATAATAACCACAACCAAGTTGTGATTGGGTGAGTTTATACaggtagatatacaatgcaacaattctcaagcagaattccatatttctattttttgtattatttaacttctattttataatgtaaaaccacctctgcaactcaccactgcactttatcatattattttagcctgtacatattagtcaagctatttgttgtttctttgtatttatagctaaggttattgttattatattttcattttattttttattgtagttcttattcttattcctattcttatgccttgtacaaagagagcacagtttaccaaagtcaaattccttgtgtgttcaagcatacttggcgaataaagctgattctgattctgattctgattctgagccATATCTGCAGACACACTGCCCGTCCCCCAAAAAAGAGCTGCCTGAATTGAATGGAGCAACTAGGTAAGAGCTCCATTGGATAATTACTGCAGTGATGAACATGTTTTAGCGAGCAACAACTTAGTTAACCCTAGCTGATGCGATGAGTAGCTTCTCATTTCTGAAACAACCAGGTCAGTTGTTATATCCTATGATCCTGGAAAGGATGTTAATCTGTTTCATAAGAGTCAAATTATTGGCCTGAatcaagcaaagaaaacaactaaGGAGATTTGCAAGGGAGCATAAGGATTGGACTCTGGATATTCTGGAGCAGTGGAAGAAGGTCATGTGGTCGGACGAGTCCAGATTGACCCTGTTTCAGAGTAATGGGCGCATCAGGGTAAGAAGAGAGGCCAATGTCGGGATGCATCCATCATGTCTAGTATCTACTGTACAAGCCTGTAGGGGTAGTGTTATGATCTGGGGTCGCTGTAGTTGGTCAGGTCTAGGTTCAGCAACGTTATGAGGTCAGCTGACTACCTGAGTATACTGAAGGACCAGGTCTTTCCATCATGGAGTTTTTCTCCCTGATGGCACGGGCATATTCCAAGATGACAATTTCAAGATTCATCTGGCTCACATTGTGAGTGAGTGGTTCAGGGAgcagagtccagacctcagcCCCATTGAGAATCTTTGGGATGTGCTGGAGAAGACTTTGCTCAGCAGTCCTCGGTTCCATCATCAATACAAGATCTTGAAAATATTAGAGTGTGCAACTTGACTAATAGATCATTTGCCAGCTGTATCCCAGTAATCAAAGTGAATATAAGTGTGTTGATAATGTCTCTGAAGTGGACTGACCACGCCCTTTCCAtaccctgacctttgacctcaaacACTTCAGTCATTAATAACCCATACATGGCACATCACAGTTGCTGCAATGACTTAAAACAAGTGCAGCATAAATCCTTTAAGCCTGTAATGCGGGGTTGAATAAAGCAATCAGAGGtagaggaggattttgaaggatTCTTTATTGGCACAGTTATAGCAGCAATGTGTTCTTGTTTATTTTCAACAATGATCccattaaagtgtgtttctcttTGGCAGTATCAGGTCCTCTGGCTAATCGTAACTCCTAAATCCAGCTGGCTTAAAGAGGACTCTTTGAGCTCAGTTGTGTGTGATTGTCAGCACAGTTGCGTAAAGTGCAAATGAACACATCATATAGAAAGTGAGAGAATCTGAACTCAGATCTGCTTTAGTTGCTGCTCGGTTGCTACATTCTTAGTGGTTCAGTCTTAAGATACTTGCTGTTTATAAATAGATGTAGTACTGAATGctaatgattagggttggggttgtaaggtgatgacatttaaaattacataatGCTTTTAAATGGTGACACAACTGTACCCAGTGCTCAGTGCTGTAGCATGTTGTTACATTGTAAATGTTGGTGTTGAAAAAGGTAAGATACCGCGCTTTCTGCCTCTCTAcagataaatatgttaaatacaTTCTGTGGAAGTATTTTCAAAGGACAGCATTAACAGCCACCGAGCGGTTTGAAGAGATAAGTTCTGGTCAGTATTGCACACCAGCTTTTAAAACCACTTCTGACACATCAGCCGCTGAACTCTGCCAACTCCAGAGCAGGATTATTACAACATCCACTTGTCAGAGGACGAGTCCAGAAACTCCCGGGCTTCAGTAGAAAGCGGGGTTTGTGTGCTCGATGACGCAGCGCCGGCAGTGGCGCCTGACAAACCGCAGAGCCTCCGGCGACACCTCGCAGTCCTGCACGTTGAGAAGCTGCAGCTCGCAGCAGTTTGCAGCCAGAGCTTTGAGTCCTCTGCCCGTCACACTCTCGCACGCCCTGAGACTCACTCGCCTCAGGCCTTGGCAGTACATTGCCAGCTGCTCCAGCCCGCTGTCCGACACGAGCGGGCACTTACCCACATCCAGGGACTTGAGTTTGGGGCAGCTCCTCGCTAGGTGGCTCAAGCCGTGGTCTGTCAGCCCTTCACAACCCCTGGCATTTAAGTAGCGCAGTCTTGGGCAGTATCGCGCCACATAGCGCATGCCTACATCCGTTATGCGAGTGCAGTGGGCCACACTCAGGTAGCGCAGGCAGCCCTCCAAGCGGGCCACCTCACGCAGGCCGAAATCCCCAATCAAGCGGCAGTCACTGAGACTTAGCTCCCGTATTGAGGGGCAGTGGAGAGCCAGGTGGCGCAGGGCCTCATCCGTCAGTCTGGTGCAGCGCCGCAGATACAGATGTGTCAGGCGGGGGCAGTGGGAGGCGATAGTTCGCAAGCCCTCGTCTTCGAGGGAAAAACAATCAGTCATGTCCAGGAAGTGGATGGAGATCTGCTGGCCGTGTAGAGGGGACAGTTGGAGCGAGGCCTCCTGGGTGAGGCTGATACATGTGACCTTAGAGcagcctggaggaggaggaggaaacagaggTTGTCAGCTCAAACCCATCACAATTTTTCAAGTCTGTCTTAAAACAGAAGTTGGAGGAAACAGGTGCTTTATATTCATCATACCAGCCTATTAGTATTCTATCACTCCTCTGCTTCAAATTCTTAAAATGTAGTGAAAATTGAGGTTATACAAAGTGTAGCCAAAGCAAAGCTAACTCCTCAGCAGTCTGACTTTGTTAGATCAAGGGAGTATTTTCTGAGTTTAAAGACGTTTAGTTCAAAACCGAGCAGAGATAGACTGTTGGAGAATggtttaacatttcattcagtATGACCCAAGTTGTTGCCCCCTTtttactgataaaaaaaaaccctttaaAAATTGTTTAACTGGCTCAGTTTCatgagtggccacttgagggcCCCAGAGTAAAACCTGTAGTAGTTGACTTTGTGATCAAAGAAGAACCACAATGTCTAAGTGCACACAGCTCCTTAAAACTTATCTTTGGGTTCATTTTGAAGAACAAGAAAGCAAAGACTGATTTCTTTACCAGTCAAAAAACAATTTGATACAATCAGTTTGTTCCTTTGTTCCtcacagacacatttttaaaatctatttttacaCCAAAGGCCTCGCTTCCTGGTGCTAATGATTCAGACGGCACTCTGACACCGGTCTCCTCTCCAAGTCTGAATGTTATTTGTGTCACTTTCTTAATGAAAGCAGCAGACCTCTCTCCTTACTCACGTTGAGGTAAGCTCTGCTTTCAGCTAAAGAAAGCCTTTCTTCTCCCACACGGGAGCTTAACGCTGGCAGAGCTTCTCTTACTCCTCTAATGATTTTACCAGCTGAGACGGAGGAGAGGAATTCTTTGAGGTGAGCCCAGGGTTTTAGAAATGCTTTATAGAAGTGCAGTGAGCCAACCATCAGCTACTAATTAAGGTGTGTTTGCTTTGATTTGCTGTGATggattatgtgtgtgtctttgtacctgAGAGGTTCAGGTGTTCCAGGTTGGGGCAGCGGGACACCACCTCAAACACCGCCTCATTAGAGATGTTATAGCATCCAGAAACCTCCAGGCGACGCAGCTCCGGGCAGCACTGAGCCACCACATGCAGTCCGCGGTCAGTCAGCCTCTTGCACCCGTTCACCACCACCGTCTCCAGGGTCAGACACACGTTCGGGGTGTCCTGGCACAGCCGGTGGGTCAGCACCCTGATGGCACGGTCCACGTGGAGCACCTCACCCGTCAGCCGAACCGTACTCCACAACCTGGGGTCCCACGCCAGGTTGTACCAGCGGCGGCATACGCGGGCGCAGCGGCAGAGCTGATTGGTAGAGAGGTGGGAGAAGATCTGCAGGAGGGTGTGGTCCGGGAGGAGGTCGATGGGGGCGTGGTGGTGGGCTTTGGACTGGCGGGAGCGTGTGTGAGTGCCAGGTTGAGAGTGGACGACAGCGACGGTCTCTGCGGGGGCGgaagacgaggaagaggagttgGTCTCATGGCCATTGCTGGAGAGggctggagaggagagagaggaggacttaGATGGGAGGATGAGACCAGGGCTGGGGGTGCTTAGAGTGCGTGTGCTGGAGTCCAAACCTGGAGATAAAGAAGGACAAGACATGTGAAACAGAGTGTAAGAGAGAATTATTCCCTCCTTTATGGTTTCTTAATTTGGACTCTGAGCCAGTAAAACTCACAAATCAGACTCAGCTATCAAAGCAACATTCCTCCACcagacattttttaacatcatcAATGCCGTTGAACACATTCCAGGAATTACTCTGCAATGAAAAAGTAATTTCCCTTCCTGCTGTTCTTTCCTTTAATCTGACTCATGCACTCTTcatttcctacatttcccagaatTACTTTTGACATCTTAGAAAAACATGCACTCAATGACTGTAACATCATCTGTGAACAGCTATTGGTGGTTTCATTCGTGAGTTAccgagaaggaaaaaaaaagtttccatcccggagagagaaaaaaacagctaaGCATCTTAAAGAGGTACGCTGATGATTTATCAATGCACTTCAACAAAGCTGGGTGACTCACATGAGGCTGAGTTCAAGACAAGGGAGGCTGGAACTGAAGCAGCAGTATgaggcgctgtttgtaaagctgtgcacactgaaaataacagcaacaattctccacatttagctctcaAATGTCTTCAAAATGTACTGTGAATTTTAAAGAGtcattttttatcacatttaattttgttgtgacaaatatatcaGAGTTAAATTccctgttaaatccaaatgctaaatataaatgttaaatgttgaatctaaatgttaaatataaatacacattttaaataaaaatgttaaatgtaaaatataaatataaatgttgaaagaaaatgttgattgttaaatctaaatgcttaaAGCTGactcttaatgttaaatctaaatgttaaatcgtAATGTTTAAGTTAAATCTAATGTTAAATGAtcaatcttaatgttaaatcgtAATGTTtgagttaaatctaaatgttaaatgatcaatcttaatgttaaatctaaatgttaaatctaaatgttaaatcttaatgataaagttaaatcttaatgataaagttaaatcttaatgttaaatgataaatcttaatgttgactctaaatgttaaatcttaatgaaaaagttcaatctaaatgttaaatcttaatgttaaatattaaatcttaatttccaatctaaatgttaaatcttaatgaagtcaaatctaaatgttaaatgataaatcttaattttgaatctaaatgttaaatcttaatgataAAGTtcaatctgaatgttaaatcttaatgttaaatattgaatcttaatgttaaagttgaatctaaatgttaaatgttaaatcttaatgttgaatataatgttaaatgttaaatctcaattttaaatgttaaatctcaattttgaatgttaaatcgtaatgttaaatattgaatCTTAGTGTTATATAttgaatcttaatgttaaagttatatttaaatgttaaatcttaatgctgaatctaaatg
This is a stretch of genomic DNA from Notolabrus celidotus isolate fNotCel1 chromosome 17, fNotCel1.pri, whole genome shotgun sequence. It encodes these proteins:
- the LOC117829049 gene encoding TNFAIP3-interacting protein 3-like, which encodes MSWTLDNNNMSVHEKTTHIRLYPSLPSSGRYDAFVADPCINGNTPPAALFPADAPLEDKQLEVSAASTEARWKAQILILEEQNQELLSINEKWSKEYRTMRQYYKDKVEDLKASLHRDYTRFEEEVCEGGEMNNRLSEKTKLKTLRDHRSTWTGDAEVNPELLKAKMEAKELQAQNNTLTCRGRQQAEEIRRLNRALEEVLQNTSPVDVSSETLQEVWKHQAEIYKEDFVKERRDRKKLKEKYLDLEKKFRTVHSELHVLKSQVTWTQTPQPIPECTCRPQAKSPNWEVRQINPHHMVLQKR
- the LOC117828641 gene encoding F-box/LRR-repeat protein 7-like isoform X1; protein product: MGANNGKLYGSEGKGSSSISSDISSSTDHTPTKAPKNVATTEGLDSSTRTLSTPSPGLILPSKSSSLSSPALSSNGHETNSSSSSSAPAETVAVVHSQPGTHTRSRQSKAHHHAPIDLLPDHTLLQIFSHLSTNQLCRCARVCRRWYNLAWDPRLWSTVRLTGEVLHVDRAIRVLTHRLCQDTPNVCLTLETVVVNGCKRLTDRGLHVVAQCCPELRRLEVSGCYNISNEAVFEVVSRCPNLEHLNLSGCSKVTCISLTQEASLQLSPLHGQQISIHFLDMTDCFSLEDEGLRTIASHCPRLTHLYLRRCTRLTDEALRHLALHCPSIRELSLSDCRLIGDFGLREVARLEGCLRYLSVAHCTRITDVGMRYVARYCPRLRYLNARGCEGLTDHGLSHLARSCPKLKSLDVGKCPLVSDSGLEQLAMYCQGLRRVSLRACESVTGRGLKALAANCCELQLLNVQDCEVSPEALRFVRRHCRRCVIEHTNPAFY
- the LOC117828641 gene encoding F-box/LRR-repeat protein 7-like isoform X2 produces the protein MGANNGKLYGSEGKGSSSISSDISSSTDHTPTKAPKNVATTEALSSNGHETNSSSSSSAPAETVAVVHSQPGTHTRSRQSKAHHHAPIDLLPDHTLLQIFSHLSTNQLCRCARVCRRWYNLAWDPRLWSTVRLTGEVLHVDRAIRVLTHRLCQDTPNVCLTLETVVVNGCKRLTDRGLHVVAQCCPELRRLEVSGCYNISNEAVFEVVSRCPNLEHLNLSGCSKVTCISLTQEASLQLSPLHGQQISIHFLDMTDCFSLEDEGLRTIASHCPRLTHLYLRRCTRLTDEALRHLALHCPSIRELSLSDCRLIGDFGLREVARLEGCLRYLSVAHCTRITDVGMRYVARYCPRLRYLNARGCEGLTDHGLSHLARSCPKLKSLDVGKCPLVSDSGLEQLAMYCQGLRRVSLRACESVTGRGLKALAANCCELQLLNVQDCEVSPEALRFVRRHCRRCVIEHTNPAFY